From a single Bacteroidia bacterium genomic region:
- a CDS encoding Hpt domain-containing protein, whose amino-acid sequence MNSEALTINLTHLKSIIGDDNEFVIEILEMIQNQSPGVVADMEVLLENHDYRALGEVAHKYKSSINILGNPVLSGMIREIENTAIDAPNQDVLQNLVQEFRETCDSLLQVIENELQQLH is encoded by the coding sequence ATGAATTCAGAAGCGCTTACTATCAACCTGACTCATTTGAAGAGTATAATTGGAGACGACAATGAGTTTGTAATCGAAATTTTGGAAATGATTCAAAATCAATCTCCTGGTGTAGTAGCTGATATGGAAGTTTTACTGGAGAACCACGATTACCGGGCATTGGGGGAGGTGGCCCACAAATACAAATCCTCTATAAATATTTTAGGAAACCCGGTATTATCGGGAATGATCAGAGAGATTGAGAACACAGCTATTGACGCGCCGAATCAGGATGTGTTACAGAATCTGGTTCAGGAGTTCAGGGAGACTTGCGACAGTCTGCTTCAGGTCATCGAGAACGAATTGCAGCAATTGCATTAG
- the lpxK gene encoding tetraacyldisaccharide 4'-kinase: MRRILFPLIPVYRLIIWLRNYLYDKGWLKIYRPDVPVVSIGNISTGGTGKTPLAEYMIDFYLKEANIKKLAYLSRGYGRKTKGFFKVDPGKGTAKDFGDEALQVAGKFPEISVAVCEDRKTGIRRLIDEYHADFIILDDAFQHRKVDRDKDIVVIDATRMPDRDLVLPAGNLREPISGLKRADYLVVNKVEEEAQIPGLRKRLERWHKPVIFCRPVLNKIVFPVNSDLPEIRPGMKVMLFSGIGNAGSFQQTIRDAGYEIVVNKEFRDHYFYRERDIRMLIDIFGTSQADCMLTTEKDYWRLRGSSGYQRLEPHSFGYVRMKLEWIEDVFLPPAC; this comes from the coding sequence TTGCGTAGGATTTTATTCCCTTTGATTCCTGTTTACAGGTTGATAATCTGGCTGAGAAATTATCTCTATGATAAAGGCTGGCTGAAAATTTACCGCCCGGATGTTCCTGTGGTTTCCATTGGCAATATATCTACAGGCGGTACGGGAAAAACGCCACTGGCAGAGTATATGATTGATTTTTATCTGAAGGAGGCTAACATAAAAAAGCTTGCTTATCTCAGCAGAGGGTATGGACGCAAGACAAAAGGTTTTTTTAAGGTGGATCCGGGGAAAGGGACAGCAAAGGACTTTGGCGATGAGGCTTTGCAGGTTGCAGGAAAATTTCCCGAAATATCTGTTGCAGTTTGCGAAGATCGTAAGACTGGTATCAGGCGTTTGATAGACGAGTATCATGCAGATTTTATCATTCTGGATGATGCATTTCAGCATAGAAAAGTAGACCGGGATAAAGATATTGTAGTAATTGATGCTACGAGAATGCCTGATCGGGATCTGGTCTTGCCAGCAGGGAACCTCAGGGAACCCATATCAGGTCTGAAGCGCGCAGATTATCTGGTAGTGAATAAGGTGGAAGAAGAAGCGCAGATTCCCGGTTTGAGAAAGCGTTTAGAGCGCTGGCATAAGCCTGTTATATTTTGCCGGCCGGTATTAAATAAGATTGTATTTCCGGTGAATAGTGATTTACCGGAAATTAGGCCAGGAATGAAGGTCATGTTGTTTTCGGGAATCGGAAACGCTGGTTCGTTTCAACAAACGATCAGAGATGCGGGGTATGAAATTGTGGTAAATAAAGAATTCCGGGATCACTACTTTTATCGCGAACGAGATATAAGGATGTTGATTGACATTTTTGGCACAAGTCAGGCGGACTGTATGCTTACGACGGAGAAAGATTATTGGCGGCTAAGGGGGAGTAGCGGGTATCAGAGGCTGGAACCACATTCTTTTGGATATGTGAGGATGAAACTGGAGTGGATAGAAGATGTTTTTTTGCCGCCGGCCTGTTAG
- a CDS encoding DUF1501 domain-containing protein, whose amino-acid sequence MANCKNINHAYTRRDFLTKTTLGLGAVALGSLLGPGIMLGKNTPGTQFDPTRGVLGSPHFAPKVKRVIYLFQSGAPSQLESFDYKPLLVERNGEELPESIRKGQRLTGMTSGQKSFPLAGPQFTFARHGQSGAWVSELFPHTAGVVDELCFIKSMYTEAINHDPAVTFIQTGSQQPGRPSIGAWISYGLGNDNENLPAFCVLITKDKRGQPLYARSWGSGFLPSRHQGVQFRAAKDAVLYLSNPGGIDGMDRQRQIEYLKELQEIQYDAVEDPEIQAKIAQYEMAHRMQTSVPEVMDLSGEPDYIYDMYGADARIPGTYAANCLLARRLIERDVKFVQLYHEGWDQHGNLPNAIKVQAKETDQASAALVRDLKMRGLLEDTLVIWGGEFGRTNYSQGKLTKTNYGRDHHPRCFTIWMAGAGVKAGLTFGQTDEFGYNVAENPVHIHDFQATLMHLLGVDHERLTFKHQGRRFRLTDVHGKVVKDILS is encoded by the coding sequence ATGGCTAATTGCAAAAATATCAACCACGCTTATACACGTCGGGATTTCCTGACGAAAACTACGCTTGGACTGGGAGCCGTAGCGTTGGGATCATTGCTGGGACCGGGTATAATGCTGGGCAAAAATACACCGGGAACACAGTTTGACCCTACCCGTGGTGTTTTGGGTTCGCCGCATTTTGCTCCAAAAGTCAAAAGAGTAATTTACCTTTTCCAGAGTGGCGCACCCTCGCAGCTCGAATCGTTTGACTATAAACCTCTGCTGGTAGAGCGAAACGGGGAAGAACTTCCCGAATCAATCCGAAAAGGGCAACGCCTTACCGGTATGACTTCCGGGCAAAAATCCTTTCCGCTTGCCGGCCCTCAGTTTACCTTTGCGCGACATGGACAGAGTGGTGCATGGGTGAGTGAATTATTCCCGCATACTGCCGGAGTTGTGGATGAGCTGTGTTTTATCAAATCAATGTACACGGAGGCGATCAATCATGACCCGGCAGTGACATTTATCCAGACAGGTTCGCAGCAACCAGGCAGACCTTCTATTGGCGCATGGATTAGTTATGGGCTGGGAAATGATAATGAAAACCTTCCGGCATTTTGTGTCCTTATCACAAAAGATAAACGTGGGCAGCCATTGTATGCACGGTCGTGGGGGAGTGGGTTTCTGCCTTCCAGGCATCAGGGCGTACAGTTTCGCGCAGCAAAAGACGCCGTTTTGTATCTGAGCAATCCCGGAGGGATTGACGGCATGGACAGGCAACGCCAGATAGAATACCTCAAAGAACTTCAGGAGATCCAGTACGATGCCGTGGAAGATCCCGAAATACAGGCCAAAATCGCGCAATATGAAATGGCACACCGCATGCAGACCTCCGTACCGGAAGTAATGGATTTGTCAGGTGAACCCGATTATATTTACGATATGTATGGGGCGGATGCGCGTATTCCCGGGACTTATGCAGCAAACTGCCTGCTTGCACGAAGATTGATTGAGCGGGATGTGAAATTTGTACAATTATATCACGAGGGATGGGACCAGCATGGCAATTTGCCTAATGCGATCAAGGTTCAGGCGAAAGAGACGGATCAGGCATCGGCTGCTTTGGTCAGAGACCTGAAAATGAGAGGGTTGCTGGAAGATACATTGGTTATTTGGGGGGGAGAGTTTGGCCGCACCAACTATTCTCAGGGAAAACTTACCAAAACCAATTATGGCCGGGATCATCATCCTCGCTGTTTTACAATCTGGATGGCAGGTGCAGGGGTTAAAGCTGGACTTACCTTTGGCCAAACCGATGAGTTTGGTTATAATGTGGCGGAGAACCCTGTGCATATTCACGATTTTCAGGCGACATTGATGCATCTGTTGGGTGTCGATCATGAACGGCTTACCTTCAAACATCAGGGGCGCAGATTTCGTCTGACAGATGTACACGGAAAAGTGGTTAAAGACATATTATCCTAA
- a CDS encoding DUF1553 domain-containing protein gives MRKEVSIISCLWLLSGLFLNACGPRISDDPVVLARLPEKVDYNYHIRPILSDRCYSCHGPDEKKREADLRLDIESDAKKALSESGGHAIVPGSLRRSKVIDRIRSADPESMMPPPESNLILDEYEKALIAKWISEGAEWKPHWAFISPQKPPVPTVKQTEWVRNPVDHFVLKNLENEGISPSPEADKERLLRRVTLDLTGLPPTIDEMDAFLADDSPDAYEKVVDRLLTTDAYAERMTLEWLDVARYADSHGLHADGYRLMWPWRDWVIKSFRENMPFDKFVTWQLAGDLLPDATTDQRLATAFHRNHPMTAEGGVVDEEWRLEYVFDRATTTSRAFLGLTIECARCHDHKFDPLSQKEFYQISAFFNNVKELGMTGDDGNYGPSLMLPDEKTASGLETLKQQIAAAEKKLVLTEEKVREIGHYLQKIDPPKKPDPNFRFPLEKITKGKTSIVDNNPLASVSGEPEIVEGKIGKAFRFDSEYDLVHLEKAGTFEMTEAYSAGAWIYPEEKGKNMTIMGTTGSKNNFWRGWELTLDTEGHLETRLIHSLPHNYLHVKSNELIPPDTWTHVMFTYDGRGNQEGLHLYINGRPANQTAVFDHLYKSIKPVRSSTHDFEDRSIQVGKSHRSFSGDNGIYIGKIDEIQIFRQSLTPPEVALIAGKETDWRIDNLSATDKNSWLKHYLARSEVGWQTQFDSLLRLKEKQLALRSTVDEVMVMEEMAKPRAMFVLDRGAYDAPREEVSPGIPHELGDFPQNLPANRLGLAKWLLNPEHPTTARVTVNRYWQMYFGQGIVTTPEDFGSQGALPTHPALLDWLAVTFVESGWDVKAMQKLIVMSATYRQSSKTREDLQERDPYNLLLARGPRHRLSAEMIRDHALAASGLLVQKPGGPSVKPYQPEGLWIEKNNFSYILLNYKPDTGESLYRRSMYTFIRRTSPPPAMTAFDASDRNSCVVRRQNTNTPMQALILMNDPQFVEAARFLGERMIREGGETLNDRVVYGFRLATGRRPAPGEVDVLARLYEEELKKYSRDTESARLLLQTGDKLRDETLPLSESAAMAIVASMMMNHDEFYTKR, from the coding sequence ATGAGAAAAGAAGTGTCAATCATTTCCTGCCTGTGGCTGTTGTCAGGATTATTTCTGAATGCCTGTGGGCCCAGGATTTCTGACGACCCGGTGGTCCTGGCACGACTCCCGGAAAAAGTAGATTATAACTACCATATCCGGCCAATTCTTTCAGACCGGTGTTATAGCTGTCACGGGCCGGATGAAAAAAAGCGGGAAGCGGATCTTCGTCTGGATATCGAATCCGACGCCAAAAAAGCACTCTCCGAATCCGGAGGCCATGCGATTGTGCCCGGCAGTTTGCGCAGAAGTAAAGTCATTGACCGTATCCGCTCTGCTGACCCCGAATCAATGATGCCGCCGCCGGAATCAAACCTGATACTGGATGAATACGAAAAAGCCCTGATCGCCAAATGGATTAGCGAGGGCGCCGAATGGAAACCCCACTGGGCATTTATTTCTCCGCAAAAACCTCCCGTTCCAACAGTGAAGCAAACCGAATGGGTTCGTAATCCTGTCGACCATTTTGTACTAAAGAATCTGGAAAATGAAGGAATTTCCCCTTCCCCCGAAGCAGACAAAGAAAGGCTTCTTCGAAGAGTAACACTTGACCTTACAGGCCTTCCTCCCACCATAGACGAAATGGATGCTTTTTTAGCCGATGATTCTCCTGATGCCTATGAAAAAGTAGTGGATCGCCTGCTTACTACAGATGCCTACGCCGAAAGAATGACCCTCGAATGGCTGGATGTCGCCCGCTATGCCGATTCTCATGGGCTTCATGCCGACGGATACCGGCTGATGTGGCCCTGGCGCGATTGGGTGATAAAATCGTTTCGGGAAAATATGCCTTTCGATAAATTTGTCACCTGGCAGCTCGCAGGCGATCTTTTACCTGATGCGACGACTGACCAGCGGCTGGCAACAGCATTTCACCGAAACCACCCCATGACAGCCGAAGGTGGAGTGGTTGATGAAGAATGGCGACTCGAATATGTATTTGACCGCGCTACCACTACTTCCCGGGCTTTTCTGGGGCTTACCATTGAATGTGCCCGCTGCCATGACCACAAGTTTGACCCATTATCCCAAAAGGAATTTTATCAGATATCGGCGTTTTTCAATAATGTCAAAGAACTGGGAATGACCGGGGATGATGGCAATTATGGCCCAAGTCTTATGTTGCCCGATGAAAAAACAGCCTCCGGTCTGGAGACTTTGAAACAGCAAATCGCAGCAGCTGAAAAGAAACTGGTACTTACTGAGGAAAAAGTTCGGGAGATTGGGCACTACCTGCAAAAAATCGATCCGCCGAAAAAACCTGACCCGAACTTCCGTTTTCCGCTTGAAAAAATCACAAAAGGTAAAACTTCAATTGTCGACAATAATCCCCTTGCTTCTGTCTCCGGCGAACCCGAAATCGTTGAAGGGAAAATAGGCAAGGCTTTTCGTTTTGACAGCGAATATGATCTTGTTCATCTCGAAAAAGCAGGCACATTCGAAATGACAGAGGCTTATTCTGCCGGAGCCTGGATTTACCCGGAAGAAAAAGGGAAAAATATGACCATTATGGGAACCACCGGAAGTAAAAACAACTTCTGGCGTGGTTGGGAACTCACCCTGGATACGGAAGGACACCTCGAAACCCGATTGATCCATTCTTTACCCCACAATTATCTGCACGTAAAGTCAAACGAATTGATCCCGCCTGACACCTGGACACATGTGATGTTTACTTATGATGGAAGGGGAAATCAGGAGGGCCTTCATTTGTATATCAATGGCCGGCCGGCAAATCAGACGGCTGTGTTTGACCATTTGTATAAGTCGATAAAGCCCGTAAGGTCCAGCACACACGATTTTGAAGATCGCTCTATACAGGTTGGAAAATCACATCGGAGTTTTAGCGGAGACAATGGGATTTATATCGGAAAAATCGATGAGATACAAATTTTTCGGCAGAGTCTTACGCCTCCTGAAGTCGCTTTAATAGCGGGAAAAGAAACGGATTGGAGAATAGATAACCTGTCAGCAACCGATAAAAACAGTTGGCTGAAACACTATCTGGCCAGATCCGAAGTGGGCTGGCAGACACAGTTTGACTCCTTACTTCGCCTGAAAGAAAAACAGCTCGCACTGAGAAGCACTGTCGATGAAGTGATGGTGATGGAAGAAATGGCAAAACCCAGGGCCATGTTTGTCCTGGATCGTGGCGCATACGATGCTCCCAGGGAAGAAGTCTCTCCCGGCATTCCCCATGAGTTGGGTGATTTCCCCCAAAATTTACCTGCCAATCGTCTGGGGCTGGCAAAATGGTTATTGAATCCAGAACATCCAACGACGGCCCGGGTTACCGTTAATCGTTATTGGCAAATGTATTTTGGTCAGGGAATTGTGACCACACCGGAAGACTTTGGCAGTCAGGGGGCGCTTCCCACGCATCCGGCTTTGCTGGACTGGCTGGCGGTGACCTTTGTCGAGTCGGGCTGGGATGTGAAGGCCATGCAGAAACTGATCGTCATGTCGGCAACCTACCGGCAGTCGTCAAAGACACGCGAGGATCTTCAGGAGAGAGATCCCTACAACCTCTTGCTGGCAAGAGGGCCGAGACATCGTCTTTCTGCTGAGATGATTCGGGATCATGCCCTCGCTGCAAGCGGGCTCCTGGTGCAAAAACCCGGAGGGCCCAGCGTGAAACCGTATCAACCAGAAGGTCTTTGGATTGAGAAAAACAACTTCTCCTATATTCTGCTCAATTACAAACCAGACACTGGCGAAAGCCTCTACCGGCGCAGTATGTACACATTCATTCGCCGCACTTCTCCTCCGCCTGCCATGACGGCCTTTGATGCCTCTGACCGTAACAGTTGCGTAGTGCGAAGACAGAATACCAATACGCCCATGCAGGCCTTGATTTTAATGAATGACCCTCAGTTTGTGGAGGCAGCGAGATTTTTGGGCGAAAGGATGATCCGGGAAGGCGGTGAAACACTCAATGATCGTGTTGTATATGGATTTCGCCTGGCGACAGGAAGGAGACCAGCTCCCGGGGAGGTTGACGTGCTGGCCCGACTGTATGAAGAAGAATTGAAAAAATATAGCCGCGATACAGAATCCGCCAGGTTGTTGCTTCAAACGGGAGATAAGCTTCGCGATGAAACGCTTCCCTTATCCGAATCCGCCGCGATGGCGATTGTCGCAAGTATGATGATGAACCACGATGAGTTTTACACCAAAAGATAA
- a CDS encoding SDR family oxidoreductase, with product MSKTILITGASTGIGAATAELLAPGNTIFVHYNSSKGPAEKVAENIAAKGGTAILIQANLSTEAGCHQLVDELKKHTEKLDVLFNNAGGLIERQKITELEWDTMAEIFALNTLAPMLITRLCVPLLEKGTDPNIVNMTSIAIRHGAPTATAYGASKSAIDSFTRGAAKELAPAIRVNAVAPGVIVTPFHEKYSTPERMKTFAGNTPLQRNGVSDHIAKAVVMLVENDFITGETIDINGGLFMR from the coding sequence ATGTCTAAAACAATCCTCATCACCGGCGCCAGTACAGGAATCGGTGCAGCTACCGCTGAATTGCTTGCCCCCGGTAATACGATTTTTGTGCACTACAATAGCTCAAAAGGCCCTGCAGAAAAAGTCGCTGAAAATATCGCTGCCAAAGGTGGAACCGCTATTCTTATTCAGGCGAATCTCTCTACTGAGGCTGGCTGCCATCAACTGGTGGACGAACTGAAAAAACATACAGAAAAACTGGATGTTTTGTTTAACAACGCCGGCGGATTGATCGAAAGACAGAAAATAACAGAGCTGGAATGGGATACCATGGCTGAAATATTTGCCCTCAATACTCTGGCTCCCATGCTCATTACCCGCCTTTGTGTGCCTCTGCTGGAAAAAGGGACTGACCCCAATATCGTCAATATGACCTCAATTGCCATTCGACACGGTGCCCCTACGGCTACCGCTTATGGGGCTTCGAAAAGTGCGATTGATTCCTTTACCCGTGGCGCTGCCAAAGAACTTGCCCCTGCCATCAGGGTAAATGCGGTTGCTCCCGGTGTGATCGTTACGCCATTCCACGAAAAATACTCTACCCCCGAAAGAATGAAAACCTTTGCCGGAAATACCCCGCTTCAGCGCAACGGCGTAAGTGATCATATCGCAAAAGCCGTAGTCATGCTGGTGGAGAATGATTTTATTACCGGCGAAACCATTGACATCAATGGCGGACTGTTTATGAGATAG
- the mltG gene encoding endolytic transglycosylase MltG, producing the protein MKKTLTRPIVLLGIVLAIILFALPYYRKVFTPTVRTEDGKAHEFYVYKGWDYIKVGEQLLAQKLITDPEGFHWVAEQMNYPNNVHSGRYIVENGMSNRELVTLLRSGQQTPINFTFVKFRTKEQLAAYVGEKLMMSDKDLLAVMADKEFLAKRNGLTPETSMAIFIPNTYEMYWDIEPEEFYDKMFKEYKRFWNDDRNAKREKIGLNRLEVMTMASIIEEETNQNDEKARIAGVYLNRVRDKWPLQADPTVKYAVGDFTIRRVLNKHLQVDSPYNTYLYPGLPPAPICTPSIPSIDAVLNNERHSYMFFCAKIDGSGHHHFSVTQAEHTAYANQYRAMLNEQGIK; encoded by the coding sequence ATGAAGAAAACACTCACAAGACCGATCGTTTTACTGGGAATTGTTCTCGCGATTATCCTCTTTGCTCTGCCCTATTACCGAAAGGTGTTTACACCTACGGTCAGAACGGAAGATGGTAAAGCGCATGAGTTTTATGTCTATAAAGGCTGGGACTATATCAAGGTTGGCGAACAACTTCTGGCACAAAAACTTATCACTGATCCTGAAGGCTTTCACTGGGTAGCCGAACAGATGAACTACCCCAATAATGTTCACTCCGGCAGATATATTGTCGAAAACGGAATGAGCAACCGGGAGCTGGTTACGCTTCTCCGCTCAGGCCAGCAGACGCCTATCAATTTTACCTTTGTGAAGTTTCGAACCAAAGAGCAACTCGCTGCTTATGTAGGGGAAAAGCTGATGATGAGCGATAAGGATCTCCTGGCGGTAATGGCTGACAAAGAGTTTCTCGCCAAACGAAATGGCCTTACTCCGGAAACTTCTATGGCGATTTTTATCCCCAATACATATGAAATGTACTGGGATATCGAGCCGGAAGAGTTTTATGATAAGATGTTTAAAGAATACAAACGTTTCTGGAATGATGACAGAAATGCCAAACGGGAGAAAATCGGTCTGAATCGCCTGGAGGTTATGACTATGGCTTCCATTATTGAAGAGGAAACCAATCAGAATGACGAAAAGGCCAGAATAGCCGGGGTTTACCTCAACCGTGTCCGCGACAAATGGCCGCTTCAGGCTGATCCGACTGTGAAGTACGCGGTAGGTGATTTTACCATCCGAAGAGTTCTCAACAAGCACCTTCAGGTCGACTCCCCCTACAATACTTATTTATACCCGGGACTTCCGCCTGCACCGATTTGTACGCCTTCCATTCCGTCAATAGATGCTGTGCTCAATAATGAAAGGCATAGTTATATGTTTTTCTGTGCAAAAATCGACGGTTCCGGGCATCATCATTTCTCGGTTACTCAGGCGGAGCATACCGCTTATGCCAACCAGTACCGGGCAATGCTGAATGAACAGGGTATCAAGTAG
- a CDS encoding NUDIX domain-containing protein has protein sequence MKEELTRSHKFKLWKSHLEANGLDIHNIEEVYTRYRYNGEALFALVMLDATTPEGDKIPPICFIKGEIVSVLICLIDKDTREKFLLLVKQRRICNGGFIFEHVAGMVDIDDDPHDVAVRETEEESGLKVDKSQIISLNEEPLFVSSGTSDEALYFYYCELEMSREEIDSFQGRQMGLDHEHERIYTHVATIPEARKLITNTNGLLNIYLYLEAVG, from the coding sequence ATGAAGGAAGAACTCACTCGTTCGCACAAATTTAAGCTCTGGAAATCGCACCTCGAAGCCAATGGACTGGATATTCACAATATAGAAGAGGTTTATACACGCTATCGGTACAATGGTGAGGCTCTATTTGCCCTTGTCATGCTGGACGCGACGACTCCGGAGGGAGACAAGATTCCGCCGATTTGTTTTATAAAGGGAGAAATCGTGTCTGTACTGATTTGCCTGATTGACAAAGATACAAGGGAGAAGTTCCTGCTTCTGGTGAAACAGCGAAGAATCTGCAACGGAGGATTTATCTTCGAGCATGTAGCCGGGATGGTTGACATAGACGACGATCCGCACGACGTGGCAGTAAGAGAGACCGAAGAGGAGTCAGGTTTGAAGGTGGATAAAAGCCAGATCATATCACTTAATGAGGAACCCTTGTTTGTCTCCAGCGGCACCTCCGACGAGGCGTTGTATTTTTATTACTGCGAACTGGAGATGAGCCGGGAAGAAATTGATTCTTTTCAAGGTCGGCAAATGGGGCTAGACCACGAACACGAGCGCATCTACACTCACGTCGCGACCATCCCCGAAGCCCGCAAACTCATCACCAATACCAACGGGCTGCTTAATATTTATCTGTATCTGGAGGCGGTGGGGTAA
- a CDS encoding HmuY family protein, with product MKNILLIIFFGFFLSGCFREDTPLAPYIPSEELKTVTIPMSAYDEKLGAVTSKNQVFFQLSTGLEHIVARESWDLGFEASADGWHIILNSANYMQVADAGVTDFDRVWTVAEMKNYTFAFDSAVGDLNFTAIGGWLNPETGEGNGRVWLLDRGYDGSQDLRGYKKIVFDSLESDTYYFHYADLDGSNPQSASVAKNSTSNFSFFSLETDGPVIVEPPKEDWDLCFSYYSYRYSDGFPYWLTGALSNRYAVKTAEVSDSTMVFESLTLADTARFDFTSHIDEIGFDWKEYLFGPPARYVVYSDRLFLVRDTKGYYYKLRFTDFYDDKGERGFPVFEYSALVP from the coding sequence ATGAAAAACATACTGTTAATCATTTTCTTTGGTTTCTTTCTTTCCGGATGTTTTCGGGAGGATACGCCATTGGCTCCCTATATTCCTTCTGAAGAGTTGAAGACCGTCACAATTCCGATGTCAGCATACGACGAAAAACTAGGTGCTGTCACCTCCAAAAACCAGGTGTTTTTCCAACTCAGCACCGGGCTGGAGCACATTGTTGCCAGGGAATCCTGGGATCTCGGTTTTGAAGCATCTGCTGACGGCTGGCATATTATCCTCAACAGCGCCAACTATATGCAGGTCGCCGATGCCGGAGTTACCGATTTTGATCGCGTATGGACAGTGGCCGAAATGAAAAATTATACATTCGCCTTTGACAGCGCCGTCGGCGACCTGAACTTCACCGCCATCGGCGGCTGGCTGAATCCTGAGACCGGTGAAGGCAACGGACGTGTGTGGCTGCTCGATCGCGGATATGACGGAAGTCAGGACTTGCGGGGGTATAAAAAAATTGTATTTGACAGTCTGGAAAGCGATACCTACTATTTTCACTATGCAGACCTCGATGGCAGCAACCCGCAATCTGCATCTGTCGCCAAAAACAGCACCTCCAATTTTAGTTTTTTTTCCCTTGAGACAGACGGGCCGGTAATTGTCGAGCCACCCAAAGAAGACTGGGATCTGTGTTTCAGCTATTATTCCTATCGCTATTCCGACGGATTCCCTTACTGGCTGACCGGCGCGTTGAGCAACCGATATGCTGTAAAAACCGCTGAAGTGAGCGACAGCACAATGGTTTTTGAATCGCTGACCCTGGCAGACACCGCCCGCTTTGATTTCACCAGCCATATTGACGAAATAGGCTTTGACTGGAAGGAGTATCTGTTTGGCCCGCCGGCGCGGTACGTGGTCTATTCGGACCGGCTATTCCTCGTGCGGGACACGAAGGGATATTATTACAAGCTTAGGTTTACCGATTTTTATGACGACAAAGGCGAGCGGGGATTCCCGGTATTTGAGTATTCCGCATTAGTACCATAG